The Planctomycetota bacterium region CCTCCGGGGCTTCGTTCGTCAACGAAGGAACGGTGCTTATCGGCGCGGGTTCTACTTTCACGGTCGACGATAATGTCAGCGGCGTCCTCGCCTTCGTCAACGGCTCGCCCGACACGCTCATGGGTGAGGGCACGCTCGTGGCCAATCTCGTCAACGAGCTTGGCGGAGTCGTCTCGCCGGGTGACACCGAGGACGCGATCGGCGTGTTCACCGTCGACGGGACCGCGCTTCTCTCCGATTCGGGCACGCTCGTGATCGACATCGCCGGCACCGGCGATAACGACCTGCTGGTCGTGACTGATCTTGTGACCGTCTCGGGCACGATCGAGGTCGACCTGCTTGGCGGCTTCGTGCCGGAGCAGGACGAGACGTTCCTGATCATCGCCGGTGCCGCCGATCTGGTCGATCCGCAGATGCCGTTGGTCGTCGACAACAGTCCGTTGGTCGACTTCGTGACGTTCGCCGACCTGCCCAACGGAGACGTGTACCTTCAGGCGGTGCTGATTCCGGAGCCGGCGGGCCTTGGCGTCCTGGCAGCCGCCGGTCTGTTACTGCGTCGCCGGCGTGCTGCATAAGTCGTCGACGGAGCAGTTCTGTCAGACACCGCCGGCCTGCGGCTTACATCCGCGGGCCGGCGGTGTCATGTGGCTTTTGCCGAAGGCGACTCTCGGTCCGAATGGCTGGCGCTGGTGCGTGAGGACACGGGCCTGGCAACACGTACCGTGTTTCCGTCCGCTCTCCACAACAAAATGGCAATGGCTCCACCCATCGGTAGCGGCGGCAGCTATGAATTATGGCAGAGAATGCAAGATCATCCGAGTGGGCGCGGTTGATTGTCCGTAAGCTCAAGCAATGCAGACGGTTCGACAAGTCGCGGATGCCTCGGAAGCTGTCGCCCATCACGAGCCCCTCGCGAAGGAAGCCGCCAATCGGGCCGACGTGGTCGTGGTGATCCCGGCGTGGAACGAGGAAGGCAGCATCGGGCGAGTGATCGACGCACTCCCGCGTCGTTGGCACCGGGCGGTCGTCGTCGCCGACAACAACTCGACCGACTACACCGCGGAGGTTGCACGCAAGTTCGGTGCGACCGTGGTGCCTGCCCCTCGACAGGGCTACGGCTCCGCTTGCCTTGCCGGCCTCGCCGAGGTCCGCAAGAACCCACCGGCGGTCGTCGCGTTCATCGACGCCGACTTCTCCGATCACCCCGAGCAGTTGGAAGAGATCGTGGACCCGATCCTTTCGGATAAGGCCGACTTCGTTCTCGGCAGTCGCATGCTGCTTGATCAGCCCAAGGGCGCGTTGCTCCCGCAGGCGATCTTCGGCAACTGGCTCGCTTGTACCCTCATGCGAGTGCTGTTCCGGCAGAAGTACACTGATCTCGGCCCGTTCCGCGCCATCGCCTGGGACAAGCTCGAAGCGTTGAATATGGTCGACACCAACTTTGGCTGGACCGTCGAGATGCAGATCAAGGCCGCCCGGCAGAAGCTGCGCATCCGCGAAGTGCCGGTGAAGTACCGCCCGCGCATCGGCCAGTCCAAAATCACCGGCACCCTGCGTGGCACCTTCAAGGCCGGCTACAAAATCCTCTACGTCATCGCCAAGTACGGGCTCAAACGCAGCTGACGCGACGCTTCTATCATCGGCGGATGTCCGACCCGACCCCAACCCCCGACGCGGCCGCCCCCGAAGCGCCCAAGCAAGACCCGCACATTCAGTACGACGACTTCACGAAGGTCGATCTCCGCGTGGCGACCATCAAGGAAGCCGGCGACCACCCCAACGCGGACAAACTGTTACTGCTCAAGCTCGACGACGGCACGCCCGAAGGTCGGCAGATCTGCGCCGGCATCAAGGGCCACTACGGGCCGGACGCGCTGGTGGGCCGACAGATCATCGTCGTAGCCAACCTCGCCCCGCGCAAGATGCGCGGCGAGATC contains the following coding sequences:
- the metG gene encoding methionine--tRNA ligase subunit beta; the encoded protein is MSDPTPTPDAAAPEAPKQDPHIQYDDFTKVDLRVATIKEAGDHPNADKLLLLKLDDGTPEGRQICAGIKGHYGPDALVGRQIIVVANLAPRKMRGEISQGMLLAASNDDHTQVVLLSPMSDIAPGSRVG
- a CDS encoding glycosyltransferase family 2 protein; its protein translation is MQTVRQVADASEAVAHHEPLAKEAANRADVVVVIPAWNEEGSIGRVIDALPRRWHRAVVVADNNSTDYTAEVARKFGATVVPAPRQGYGSACLAGLAEVRKNPPAVVAFIDADFSDHPEQLEEIVDPILSDKADFVLGSRMLLDQPKGALLPQAIFGNWLACTLMRVLFRQKYTDLGPFRAIAWDKLEALNMVDTNFGWTVEMQIKAARQKLRIREVPVKYRPRIGQSKITGTLRGTFKAGYKILYVIAKYGLKRS